From a single Brassica napus cultivar Da-Ae chromosome C9, Da-Ae, whole genome shotgun sequence genomic region:
- the LOC106406962 gene encoding heavy metal-associated isoprenylated plant protein 3 isoform X2, whose product MAKKKKSNNENKGDGGGDKKTASITVVLKVDMHCDGCASKIVKCARAFKGVETVKSESDTGKLTVTGEVDPAKLRETLAEKTKKKVDLVSPQPKKDNKNKSDEDKNKEKKSSEEKKPKEAPVITAVLKLNFHCQGCIANIQKTVTKTKGVNGMTMDKEKQLVTVKGTMDVKKLVESLSEKLKRPVEIVPPKKDKDKENESGDKKKGGGGKDNKGGEGVNMMEYVAAQPYHELAYYPGGPYGYYPVQAHAPQMFSDENPNACVVM is encoded by the exons ATGGCCAAG aagaagaagagcaacaacgAGAACAAAGGAGATGGTGGCGGCGATAAGAAAACGGCGTCTATAACCGTCGTTTTGAAGGTCGATATGCATTGCGACGGCTGCGCTTCCAAAATCGTCAAATGCGCACGTGCTTTCAAAG GAGTTGAGACGGTGAAATCAGAGTCAGATACTGGGAAGCTAACGGTGACCGGAGAAGTAGATCCGGCGAAACTCCGGGAGACACTCGcagagaagacaaagaagaaagtCGACTTGGTTTCTCCTCAGCCCAAAAAGGACAATAAGAACAAAAGCGATgaagacaaaaacaaagaaaagaaatcaTCTGAGGAGAAGAAACCCAAAGAG GCTCCGGTGATAACGGCGGTGTTGAAGCTGAACTTCCATTGTCAAGGTTGTATCGCTAACATCCAGAAGACTGTCACTAAAACCAAAG GTGTGAATGGGATGACAATGGACAAAGAGAAGCAGTTGGTGACGGTTAAAGGAACAATGGATGTGAAAAAGCTCGTGGAGAGTTTGTCGGAGAAGCTGAAACGTCCGGTGGAGATTGTGCCGCCGAAGAAGGATAAAGACAAAGAGAACGAGTCTGGCGACAAGAAGAAAGGCGGCGGGGGAAAGGATAACAAAGGCGGCGAGGGGGTGAACATGATGGAGTACGTGGCGGCTCAGCCTTATCACGAGTTAGCGTATTACCCGGGTGGGCCATATGGGTATTATCCGGTTCAGGCCCACGCGCCTCAGATGTTCAGTGATGAGAATCCGAATGCTTGCGTCGTTATGTGA
- the LOC106406962 gene encoding heavy metal-associated isoprenylated plant protein 3 isoform X1, which yields MAKQKKKSNNENKGDGGGDKKTASITVVLKVDMHCDGCASKIVKCARAFKGVETVKSESDTGKLTVTGEVDPAKLRETLAEKTKKKVDLVSPQPKKDNKNKSDEDKNKEKKSSEEKKPKEAPVITAVLKLNFHCQGCIANIQKTVTKTKGVNGMTMDKEKQLVTVKGTMDVKKLVESLSEKLKRPVEIVPPKKDKDKENESGDKKKGGGGKDNKGGEGVNMMEYVAAQPYHELAYYPGGPYGYYPVQAHAPQMFSDENPNACVVM from the exons ATGGCCAAG cagaagaagaagagcaacaacgAGAACAAAGGAGATGGTGGCGGCGATAAGAAAACGGCGTCTATAACCGTCGTTTTGAAGGTCGATATGCATTGCGACGGCTGCGCTTCCAAAATCGTCAAATGCGCACGTGCTTTCAAAG GAGTTGAGACGGTGAAATCAGAGTCAGATACTGGGAAGCTAACGGTGACCGGAGAAGTAGATCCGGCGAAACTCCGGGAGACACTCGcagagaagacaaagaagaaagtCGACTTGGTTTCTCCTCAGCCCAAAAAGGACAATAAGAACAAAAGCGATgaagacaaaaacaaagaaaagaaatcaTCTGAGGAGAAGAAACCCAAAGAG GCTCCGGTGATAACGGCGGTGTTGAAGCTGAACTTCCATTGTCAAGGTTGTATCGCTAACATCCAGAAGACTGTCACTAAAACCAAAG GTGTGAATGGGATGACAATGGACAAAGAGAAGCAGTTGGTGACGGTTAAAGGAACAATGGATGTGAAAAAGCTCGTGGAGAGTTTGTCGGAGAAGCTGAAACGTCCGGTGGAGATTGTGCCGCCGAAGAAGGATAAAGACAAAGAGAACGAGTCTGGCGACAAGAAGAAAGGCGGCGGGGGAAAGGATAACAAAGGCGGCGAGGGGGTGAACATGATGGAGTACGTGGCGGCTCAGCCTTATCACGAGTTAGCGTATTACCCGGGTGGGCCATATGGGTATTATCCGGTTCAGGCCCACGCGCCTCAGATGTTCAGTGATGAGAATCCGAATGCTTGCGTCGTTATGTGA